Sequence from the Nocardia cyriacigeorgica GUH-2 genome:
GTGGACACGCGAAGGCTGGGCGGACAGGTTCGGGCTGCCCTTCGATGACGGTGACACCGGATACGGGCACAGCGCCACCGACGTCGACGCATTCGCAGACGTGCCGGCGGACTTGCTACTCGGCTACCACGACGCGGTGCACGCCCAGACCATCGACTACGTATCCGGCCTCACCGATGCCGACCTGCCGCGGGTGGTCGATACGCGCTGGGATCCACCGGTGACGCTCGGCGTGCGATTGATCAGCGTCATCGACGACGACATCCAGCACTCCGGCCAGGCGGCGTTCATCCGGGGAATCCTGTTGCGGCGCAGGTAGTTACCTGGTCGATGGGCACCTATGTCCCGGCAGCGGCGGTGATGGGGGAGCGGGCGGTCCAGCGGTTGTGGGTGCGGTAGACCTCGACCGGGTGGGCGAAGGTCGTGGAGATGGTGTCGGTGGTGATGGTGGTGTCGGCGGGTCCGCAGGCTACTGTGCGGCCGGCGGCGATGAGCAGGGCGTGGGTGGTGGTGCTCGGCAGTTCTTCGAGATGGTGGGTGACCAGGATCGACGCCACGTCCGGGTGGGTGCGGTCGAGGGCGTCGATGGTTTCCAGGAGTTGTTCGCGGGCGGCGACGTCGAGGCCGGTGGACGGCTCGTCGAGCAGCAGTAGGCGCGGTTCGGCGATGAGGGCGCGGGCGATCAAGGTGCGGCCGCGTTCGCCCTGCGACAGGGTTGGCCACACTTCGTCGGATTTGCCGGACAGGCCGACGGTGTCGATCATGGCGTGCGCGCGGGCCAGGTCGTCGGCCGACGGGCTCCAGCGCATCGGGGTGTCGATGGTGCCGGTGAGTCCGGTGAGCACGACCTCGCGGATCGTCAGCGGATAGC
This genomic interval carries:
- a CDS encoding ABC transporter ATP-binding protein, translated to MTAPVLDLTEVTFRREGKQILDGISLTVRAGEHWALLGPNGAGKSTLLGLCGAVTHPTSGTVRVLGEQLGRVELQRLRRSIGHVNPRHPLRYPLTIREVVLTGLTGTIDTPMRWSPSADDLARAHAMIDTVGLSGKSDEVWPTLSQGERGRTLIARALIAEPRLLLLDEPSTGLDVAAREQLLETIDALDRTHPDVASILVTHHLEELPSTTTHALLIAAGRTVACGPADTTITTDTISTTFAHPVEVYRTHNRWTARSPITAAAGT
- a CDS encoding mycothiol transferase translates to MTSAELLIDGFGRIQENVHRAVDGLTGAELGTRLDAEANSIAWLVWHLTRVQDDHIADVAGTEQVWTREGWADRFGLPFDDGDTGYGHSATDVDAFADVPADLLLGYHDAVHAQTIDYVSGLTDADLPRVVDTRWDPPVTLGVRLISVIDDDIQHSGQAAFIRGILLRRR